The proteins below are encoded in one region of Flavobacterium sp. IMCC34852:
- a CDS encoding YifB family Mg chelatase-like AAA ATPase gives MLVKVFGSAVFGVEATTITVEVNIDKGIGYHLVGLPDNAIKESSYRIAAALKNNGYDFPGKKITVNLAPADLRKEGSAYDLTLAIGILAASSQIKTDEIDQYIIMGELSLDGSLQPIKGALSIAIKAKEEGFKGFFLPIQNVKEAAIVDGLEVYGVENVLQVIDFFDGKGSIEPTIINTREEFYKTLDFPEFDFADVKGQESIKRCMEIAAAGGHNIILIGPPGSGKTMLAKRLPSILPPMTLKEALETTKIHSVAGKIKDAGLMNQRPFRSPHHTASSVSLVGGGSYPQPGEISLAHNGVLFLDELPEFKREVLEVMRQPLEDREVTISRAKFTITYPSSFMLVASMNPSPSGYFNDPDAPVSSSPAEMQRYLSKISGPLLDRIDIHIEVTPVPFEKLTETRPAESSVLIRERVTKAREIQSKRFEAMESIHYNAQMSTKQIRSYCALDDTSLQLLKTAMERLNLSARAYDRILKVSRTIADLEQAEVVSSNHIAEAIQYRSLDRDGWLG, from the coding sequence ATGTTGGTAAAAGTATTTGGTAGTGCTGTGTTTGGTGTAGAAGCAACAACTATAACTGTTGAGGTCAATATTGATAAAGGCATTGGCTATCATTTAGTGGGTTTGCCTGATAATGCTATTAAAGAAAGTAGTTACCGAATAGCAGCAGCGCTTAAAAATAATGGTTACGACTTTCCGGGAAAAAAGATTACAGTCAATTTGGCTCCGGCCGATTTGCGTAAAGAAGGCTCAGCTTACGACCTGACATTAGCCATAGGAATTCTAGCCGCTTCAAGTCAAATCAAAACGGATGAAATTGACCAATACATTATCATGGGTGAATTGTCTTTAGATGGCAGTTTGCAACCTATAAAAGGCGCACTTTCCATTGCTATTAAAGCCAAAGAAGAAGGATTTAAAGGTTTCTTTTTGCCTATTCAGAATGTCAAAGAAGCAGCCATTGTTGATGGACTCGAAGTTTACGGAGTAGAGAACGTGTTACAGGTAATCGACTTTTTTGATGGAAAAGGATCAATTGAACCAACTATAATTAATACAAGAGAAGAGTTTTACAAAACATTAGATTTTCCTGAATTTGATTTCGCCGATGTCAAAGGACAAGAAAGTATCAAACGTTGTATGGAAATTGCGGCTGCCGGTGGCCATAATATTATTCTGATTGGTCCGCCGGGTTCGGGAAAAACCATGTTGGCTAAGCGATTGCCGAGTATTTTGCCACCAATGACTTTAAAAGAAGCTTTAGAAACCACCAAGATTCACAGTGTAGCCGGCAAAATAAAAGATGCCGGTTTGATGAACCAAAGACCTTTTCGGAGTCCGCACCATACGGCTAGTTCGGTTTCTTTGGTTGGCGGCGGAAGCTATCCGCAACCCGGAGAAATATCTTTAGCCCACAATGGAGTTTTATTTCTGGATGAATTACCGGAATTCAAAAGAGAAGTTTTAGAAGTTATGCGGCAACCTTTAGAAGACCGAGAAGTCACAATTTCCAGGGCAAAATTCACCATAACTTATCCATCGTCATTTATGTTAGTGGCGAGTATGAATCCCAGTCCGAGCGGTTATTTTAATGATCCTGATGCGCCGGTCAGTTCATCTCCTGCAGAAATGCAACGGTATTTGAGCAAGATATCAGGGCCGTTGTTAGATCGAATTGATATTCATATTGAAGTCACTCCGGTACCATTCGAAAAACTCACAGAAACCCGTCCGGCTGAAAGCAGCGTTTTAATCAGAGAGCGCGTGACCAAAGCCAGAGAAATTCAATCCAAAAGGTTTGAAGCAATGGAAAGCATACATTACAATGCCCAAATGAGCACCAAGCAAATCAGGAGCTATTGTGCTTTGGATGACACATCGTTGCAACTTTTAAAAACGGCTATGGAAAGATTAAATTTGTCTGCGAGAGCTTATGACCGAATTTTAAAAGTATCGCGTACTATAGCCGATTTAGAACAAGCCGAAGTTGTAAGTTCAAATCATATAGCCGAAGCCATTCAATACAGGAGTTTGGACAGAGATGGATGGTTGGGTTAA
- a CDS encoding hydroxymethylglutaryl-CoA synthase family protein, protein MKAGIDSIAFDIPHLYLPITTLAENRNIEADKLIKGLGLHKMSFLDVHQDVVTMASNAAMKLIRQDNLNPSDINRIYVGTESGIDSSKPVASYVLSNLESVLGEGSFKNCDVVDLTFACIGAIDALQNCLDFVRLNPTKKAMVIASDNAKYDLNSTGEYTQGAGAIAMLITAEPRVLSFSKEVGVSTKGVFDFFKPRRTVSKEDTLQLENNPEWHGVLESEITLYKEQPVFDGQYSNQCYINRIAEAYEHYKTESNQSGKVYENWSNILMHLPYCFQGRRTFIEIFAKENPELLESQVGETSKDKLKALAKSPEYLALVNQQILPSEIASGQIGNIYTGSIFLGLLSTLCHHFQQKSDLTHKKFGFIAYGSGSKSKVFEAEVAPQWQSVLEKVKLFETLEQTSAIDFETYEKLHKKELKNSVIIPKNEFYLDSIEKENPVLVGARYYKFS, encoded by the coding sequence ATGAAAGCAGGCATCGACAGTATCGCATTTGATATACCGCATTTATACCTACCTATAACCACTTTAGCCGAAAACCGAAATATTGAAGCAGACAAACTAATCAAAGGTTTGGGTTTGCATAAAATGAGCTTTCTCGATGTTCACCAGGATGTGGTGACTATGGCTTCGAATGCGGCTATGAAACTTATTCGTCAAGATAATTTAAATCCAAGTGACATCAACCGCATTTATGTGGGAACCGAAAGTGGTATCGATAGTTCAAAACCGGTAGCTTCTTATGTCTTGTCGAATTTAGAAAGTGTTTTAGGCGAAGGAAGTTTCAAGAATTGTGATGTGGTCGATTTGACTTTTGCCTGTATCGGTGCGATTGATGCGTTACAAAATTGCCTTGATTTTGTTCGATTAAATCCAACCAAAAAAGCGATGGTTATTGCTTCTGACAACGCCAAATACGATTTAAACTCTACCGGAGAATACACCCAAGGCGCCGGTGCCATTGCCATGCTAATTACTGCAGAACCCAGAGTTTTAAGTTTTTCAAAGGAAGTCGGCGTTTCGACAAAAGGTGTGTTCGACTTTTTCAAACCCAGACGAACAGTCAGCAAAGAAGACACATTACAATTAGAAAACAATCCGGAATGGCATGGTGTTTTGGAAAGCGAAATTACCCTCTATAAAGAACAACCCGTTTTTGACGGACAGTATTCCAATCAATGTTATATTAACCGAATTGCGGAAGCATACGAGCATTACAAAACCGAAAGCAACCAAAGCGGTAAAGTGTATGAAAACTGGTCAAACATTTTAATGCATCTTCCCTATTGCTTCCAAGGTAGAAGAACATTTATCGAAATTTTTGCTAAAGAAAATCCTGAATTATTAGAAAGTCAAGTTGGTGAAACCAGTAAAGATAAACTTAAAGCTTTAGCCAAAAGCCCGGAATACTTGGCTTTGGTTAACCAACAGATTTTGCCTTCCGAAATCGCTTCGGGACAAATTGGGAATATTTATACCGGTTCGATTTTCTTGGGATTATTATCGACTTTATGTCATCATTTCCAACAAAAATCTGATTTAACCCATAAAAAGTTCGGTTTCATCGCCTACGGAAGTGGCTCCAAATCTAAAGTGTTTGAAGCAGAAGTTGCACCACAATGGCAAAGCGTATTGGAAAAAGTAAAACTTTTTGAAACCTTGGAACAAACCTCAGCCATTGATTTCGAGACTTACGAAAAATTGCATAAAAAAGAATTGAAAAACTCCGTAATCATCCCTAAAAACGAATTTTATTTGGATTCGATTGAAAAAGAAAATCCGGTGTTGGTTGGTGCTCGATATTATAAATTTAGTTAA
- the ypfJ gene encoding KPN_02809 family neutral zinc metallopeptidase produces MKWQRKDSGNFEDRRGMSGGGKALIGGGVIGIVVLLLQMFGGETGQTIGNIIQQTQGTETPTEGTKTRELSAEEKELGDFSEACFVYNNETWAKIFQENNMDFEEPGMVLFDDGVSTACGSATSASGPFYCPGDKKIYMDLRFFEELKTRFGAQGGDFAIAYVIAHEMGHHLQTILGTSGKVRQLQQGKSEKEANKLSVCLELQADFYAGVWAHYNKNLLEEGDIEEALSAAHAVGDDAIQSKMQGHVQPDSFTHGTSEQRMYWFKKGYNSGDIKQGDTFSALLD; encoded by the coding sequence ATGAAATGGCAAAGAAAAGACAGTGGTAACTTTGAAGACCGCAGAGGTATGTCGGGCGGAGGAAAAGCCCTAATTGGCGGAGGTGTTATTGGTATTGTAGTTTTGTTACTCCAAATGTTTGGAGGCGAAACCGGTCAAACCATCGGCAATATCATCCAGCAAACGCAAGGAACAGAAACACCTACAGAAGGAACAAAAACCCGTGAATTATCGGCTGAAGAAAAAGAATTAGGCGATTTCTCCGAAGCTTGTTTTGTTTACAACAACGAGACATGGGCCAAAATTTTCCAAGAAAACAACATGGATTTTGAAGAACCGGGCATGGTTTTATTTGATGACGGCGTAAGCACCGCTTGTGGCAGCGCAACTTCCGCTTCGGGACCATTTTACTGTCCGGGCGACAAAAAAATCTATATGGATTTGCGTTTTTTTGAAGAATTAAAAACAAGATTTGGCGCACAAGGCGGCGACTTTGCCATCGCGTATGTGATTGCCCACGAAATGGGACATCATTTACAAACCATTTTGGGAACTTCGGGCAAAGTACGTCAACTGCAACAAGGAAAAAGCGAAAAAGAAGCTAATAAATTATCAGTATGTCTCGAACTGCAAGCCGACTTTTATGCCGGTGTTTGGGCACATTATAACAAAAATTTATTGGAGGAAGGCGATATCGAAGAAGCCTTGAGTGCCGCTCATGCCGTAGGTGATGACGCTATTCAAAGTAAAATGCAAGGTCATGTTCAACCCGATAGCTTTACTCACGGAACTTCTGAACAAAGAATGTACTGGTTTAAAAAAGGCTATAATTCAGGCGATATTAAACAGGGTGATACATTTTCAGCGCTTTTGGATTAA
- a CDS encoding PAS domain S-box protein, with protein sequence MNSLFSFANVNSYLIICLLLIISLLFYIAIHKTLQKKLNLSKKYSEFEPKEEQFRIYCLFFGITIPLVETIVDVFELRDTHQVGINFSVGALMLLCYFLCSKYDYFYKKITIIFPLFYLGYFCFIGYNLFFESYELISYVSFIVAFFLSYFVLKNILQYWIFVLSIFAFLIYSYQTELIESTLTVLLVCTFLSTVAIHISRHLALLETKNKFLFSDIIVNNGNSLIITTNRKGEVSFCSESVETILGYTVAEVLGMGYWKLTEDPEFIGEAYHNTFIDDRSYIRKLKCKNGDYKFIQWKDKKYSEDVVIGIGQDVTEQVKIKDQYRSLIESAADLIYEIDLNAVITYVNQFAVKTLHYEKEDILGKHFSNFVRADYLDYVTDFYTEIPKETQEYNDLVFPLLKKDGETIWVSQKVTLKKNDFGEVIGYSAIARDITLVKNLEIEHYNRSKKVRIHNETLKVLTSQSYSNKDTFSGILKNILKVAATNCVIERVGYWSYIPEGLKCESIYYLKSDRFEKNFFLANESYPNYFENIETGMQIVASNVYNNSITQELCYDYVPKNDIMSLLDTPIFINGKIIGILCFEKTDTAFEWDNEDINFARSIADLIAIAIEAQLLLESDKKLSYKSEILTVISKNIDKFLLNKNTDDILKGIVNEIGTVLKVDKISFFAKNEKETIYYQKHRWIAAEKGFTETNEKLQNITIDLLSFVLKQMVENYYYAAIVRKIKDETTKNFLEAFDIKSVLFLPIFVKNELHGFLVFDDSTLEREWSIDEITILQSLANNISSAFERNINEAIIKESEEKFSLLANNIPGTVHLSRYDEKWSKIYLNDQIEKLTGYPKEDFLQNKMFYIDLVHPDDIAVVREKAYDLFKNKQKIHLIYRIINKLGQYVWVEEFGEPIFKDNQIVYIVGIFIDITSRMEAEEAIKAKNYAEAANRAKSEFLANMSHEIRTPLNGIIGFTELLMNTNLESIQKKYMDTINQSAISLMEVINNILDFSKIESGKLELNIEKINIAELLNQVVDLIQYEANLKKLQLNLTIQKEVPKFIWVDYIRLKQVLINLLSNAVKFTEKGSIDLSVAVFKNIDQDSIQLQFAVKDTGIGIKKSNQLKIFEAFSQEDNSTSKRFGGTGLGLSISNQLLELMNSKLELTSEPNKGSEFSFVLDVTYSNQSTENNKSLDKSAKASHNTTVISTAGKVIFIVEDNKINMLLAKTLVKQILPNAQIIELENGKEAFEKVQTLIPDLILMDIQMPVMNGYESTLAIRQLPNTANIPIIALTAGTVIGEKEKCLENGMNDYIPKPIDKELLEKIIRDLMKLN encoded by the coding sequence TTGAATTCTCTTTTCTCTTTTGCCAATGTTAATAGCTATCTGATAATCTGTTTGTTGCTGATTATTTCATTGTTGTTTTATATCGCCATTCACAAAACTTTACAAAAGAAGTTAAACCTCAGTAAGAAATACTCGGAATTTGAACCCAAAGAAGAACAATTCAGAATTTATTGTCTCTTTTTCGGGATTACTATTCCTTTGGTAGAAACCATTGTTGATGTATTTGAATTGCGAGACACACACCAAGTTGGGATTAATTTTAGTGTCGGAGCGCTGATGTTGCTGTGCTATTTTTTATGCAGCAAGTATGACTATTTTTATAAAAAGATAACCATTATTTTTCCTTTATTCTATCTAGGTTATTTTTGTTTTATCGGATACAATTTATTCTTCGAATCTTACGAACTAATATCATATGTCAGCTTTATTGTTGCCTTTTTCTTATCCTACTTCGTCTTAAAAAATATTCTTCAATATTGGATATTTGTATTGTCAATTTTTGCTTTTTTAATCTACAGTTATCAAACCGAATTGATTGAAAGTACCTTGACTGTTTTATTGGTTTGCACTTTTCTTTCCACAGTAGCCATCCACATTTCAAGACATTTGGCCTTATTGGAAACCAAAAACAAATTCCTCTTTTCAGACATTATCGTCAATAACGGAAACTCGCTGATTATAACCACCAACAGAAAAGGAGAAGTCTCTTTTTGTAGTGAATCTGTTGAAACCATTTTGGGATATACTGTAGCAGAAGTATTAGGAATGGGCTATTGGAAACTAACCGAAGATCCGGAATTTATTGGCGAAGCTTACCACAATACATTTATTGATGATCGTTCTTACATACGGAAATTAAAGTGTAAAAACGGTGACTATAAGTTCATTCAATGGAAAGACAAAAAATATTCTGAAGATGTTGTAATCGGTATCGGACAAGACGTTACGGAGCAAGTCAAAATAAAAGACCAATACCGGAGTTTGATAGAATCGGCAGCCGATTTAATCTATGAAATCGATTTGAATGCTGTAATAACCTATGTCAATCAATTTGCCGTAAAAACACTTCACTACGAGAAAGAAGATATTTTAGGCAAACATTTCTCCAATTTTGTCAGAGCAGATTATTTGGATTATGTAACCGATTTTTATACCGAAATTCCAAAAGAAACCCAGGAATACAATGATTTGGTCTTTCCATTGCTTAAAAAAGACGGCGAAACCATTTGGGTTTCCCAAAAAGTGACTTTAAAGAAAAATGATTTCGGCGAAGTTATAGGCTATTCGGCCATTGCCAGAGACATCACTTTGGTTAAAAACCTTGAAATTGAACATTACAATCGAAGCAAGAAAGTTAGAATACACAATGAAACTTTGAAAGTTTTAACGTCACAAAGCTATTCTAACAAAGACACTTTTAGCGGAATTCTCAAAAACATCCTCAAAGTTGCTGCCACAAACTGCGTTATTGAAAGGGTTGGTTATTGGTCTTATATTCCTGAAGGGCTAAAATGTGAAAGCATATATTATCTTAAAAGTGACCGGTTTGAAAAGAACTTTTTCTTAGCCAATGAGAGTTATCCCAACTACTTTGAAAACATAGAAACCGGAATGCAGATTGTAGCCTCTAACGTTTACAACAATAGTATTACCCAAGAACTATGTTATGACTATGTTCCCAAAAACGATATCATGTCGTTGTTGGATACTCCTATTTTTATCAATGGTAAAATCATTGGAATATTGTGTTTCGAGAAAACGGATACTGCTTTTGAATGGGACAATGAAGACATCAATTTTGCTCGTTCTATAGCCGATTTAATAGCCATTGCCATTGAAGCACAATTACTATTAGAATCAGATAAAAAACTTTCCTATAAAAGTGAAATCCTGACGGTAATTAGTAAAAACATTGATAAATTCTTGCTCAATAAAAATACAGACGACATCCTTAAAGGCATAGTAAATGAAATTGGTACCGTATTAAAAGTAGATAAAATATCCTTCTTTGCCAAAAACGAAAAGGAAACCATTTACTATCAAAAACACCGTTGGATTGCTGCCGAAAAAGGGTTTACAGAAACCAATGAAAAACTGCAAAACATAACTATCGATTTGCTATCGTTTGTATTAAAACAAATGGTTGAAAATTATTATTACGCCGCCATAGTCAGAAAAATCAAAGATGAAACCACCAAAAACTTCTTAGAAGCCTTTGATATAAAATCAGTTTTGTTTCTGCCGATTTTTGTCAAAAATGAATTGCACGGTTTTTTGGTTTTTGACGACTCAACTCTTGAAAGAGAATGGTCTATCGATGAAATTACGATACTGCAATCATTGGCTAATAATATTTCTTCTGCATTTGAAAGAAATATTAATGAAGCCATCATCAAAGAAAGTGAAGAAAAGTTCAGTCTTTTGGCCAATAACATTCCGGGAACTGTACATCTTTCCAGATATGATGAAAAATGGTCTAAAATTTACCTCAACGACCAAATTGAAAAACTCACCGGTTATCCCAAAGAAGACTTTCTGCAAAACAAAATGTTCTACATCGATTTGGTACATCCCGATGATATAGCGGTCGTTAGAGAAAAAGCCTATGACTTGTTTAAAAACAAACAGAAAATCCATTTAATCTATCGAATCATCAATAAATTGGGGCAATATGTTTGGGTGGAAGAGTTTGGCGAACCTATTTTTAAAGACAATCAAATTGTTTACATAGTTGGGATTTTTATCGATATCACTTCCCGTATGGAAGCTGAAGAAGCCATCAAAGCCAAAAATTACGCCGAAGCCGCCAACAGAGCTAAATCAGAATTTTTAGCCAATATGAGCCATGAAATCAGAACACCGCTAAACGGTATCATCGGATTTACAGAGCTTTTGATGAACACCAACCTGGAAAGTATTCAAAAAAAATACATGGATACCATCAACCAATCGGCCATTTCTTTGATGGAAGTCATTAATAATATCCTCGATTTTTCTAAAATTGAATCGGGTAAATTAGAGCTCAACATAGAGAAAATAAACATCGCTGAATTATTGAATCAAGTAGTGGATTTAATACAGTATGAAGCAAATCTTAAAAAATTACAACTCAATTTGACCATTCAAAAAGAAGTACCGAAATTCATCTGGGTTGATTACATTCGCCTCAAACAAGTCTTAATCAATTTGCTGAGCAATGCGGTTAAATTTACCGAAAAAGGCAGTATTGATTTATCAGTAGCGGTTTTTAAAAACATTGATCAAGACAGTATCCAACTACAATTTGCGGTCAAAGACACAGGAATCGGCATCAAAAAAAGCAACCAATTAAAAATATTTGAAGCTTTTTCTCAAGAAGACAATTCAACTTCCAAAAGGTTTGGCGGAACCGGTTTAGGCCTTTCCATTTCTAACCAACTTTTAGAACTTATGAACAGCAAGTTGGAATTGACCAGCGAACCAAATAAAGGAAGTGAATTTAGTTTTGTTTTAGATGTCACCTATTCCAATCAATCTACTGAAAACAACAAATCACTCGACAAATCGGCTAAAGCAAGTCACAACACTACTGTGATTTCTACAGCAGGTAAAGTAATTTTTATTGTAGAAGACAATAAAATCAATATGCTTTTGGCCAAAACATTAGTCAAACAAATTTTGCCTAATGCTCAGATTATAGAACTTGAAAACGGAAAAGAAGCTTTTGAAAAAGTACAAACTTTAATCCCGGATTTAATTCTAATGGATATTCAAATGCCGGTGATGAATGGGTACGAATCAACATTAGCCATCAGACAATTACCCAATACCGCCAATATTCCGATTATCGCTCTAACGGCCGGTACCGTCATCGGGGAAAAAGAAAAATGTCTCGAAAATGGCATGAATGACTACATTCCTAAGCCAATAGACAAAGAGTTGTTGGAAAAAATTATTCGAGATTTAATGAAGTTAAACTAA
- a CDS encoding aldehyde dehydrogenase, whose translation MIFKTDLNYRKQSLLKLLLTVENKEAEIIQALHDDFKKPAFEAVATETSFIVSELKYTIKNLNLWAKPQRVLPSFLNFPSADYLYPEPYGKILIIAPWNYPYQLVFAPLIAAVAAGNQVVVKPSELTPNTSKVIAEIIQATFEENHVQCVLGGIDVSQNLLSQRWDYIFFTGSVTVGKIVAKAAAVHLTPVTLELGGKNPCIVEATANLKLAAKRIVWGKFLNAGQTCIAPDYLLVDQNIKPKLIEYLKEEITLAYGENPQKSPDYPRIINEKNWRRQISLLENQVVLLGGKTSADDFYVSPTLLDEPSLDSLVMQEEIFGPILPILGYKTEADLERIITRYEKPLSLYLFSQNKKFVEKILAQYSFGGGCVNDTLIHFANKRLPFGGVGHSGIGAYHGKRSFELFSHQKAIVKKANWLDITIRYAPYKGKLGTLKKLLKWFS comes from the coding sequence ATGATTTTTAAAACGGATTTGAATTACAGAAAACAATCGTTACTGAAATTACTGCTGACCGTTGAAAATAAAGAAGCAGAAATCATTCAAGCTTTACATGATGATTTCAAAAAACCGGCATTCGAAGCGGTCGCTACCGAAACAAGCTTTATTGTTTCCGAACTCAAATACACGATCAAGAATCTTAATCTATGGGCAAAACCTCAAAGGGTTTTGCCTTCTTTTTTGAATTTCCCCTCGGCCGATTATCTTTACCCGGAACCATATGGTAAGATCTTGATTATCGCTCCATGGAATTATCCCTATCAATTAGTTTTCGCGCCCTTGATAGCCGCCGTTGCTGCAGGAAATCAAGTGGTGGTTAAGCCTTCGGAATTAACGCCCAATACTTCCAAAGTCATTGCTGAAATTATCCAAGCAACCTTCGAAGAAAATCACGTGCAATGTGTTTTAGGCGGCATTGATGTTTCTCAAAATTTATTGTCCCAGCGCTGGGATTACATTTTCTTTACCGGAAGCGTAACTGTAGGTAAAATTGTCGCCAAAGCTGCAGCAGTTCACTTAACACCGGTTACTTTAGAATTGGGTGGAAAAAATCCGTGTATTGTTGAGGCCACAGCTAATTTGAAATTGGCGGCCAAACGCATAGTTTGGGGCAAGTTTTTGAATGCCGGACAAACTTGTATCGCTCCTGATTATCTTTTGGTCGATCAAAACATCAAACCAAAACTGATTGAGTATTTAAAAGAAGAAATCACGCTGGCTTATGGCGAAAACCCTCAAAAATCTCCGGATTATCCGCGTATCATCAACGAAAAAAATTGGAGAAGACAAATATCGCTTTTAGAAAACCAAGTTGTTCTTTTGGGTGGAAAAACTTCGGCTGATGATTTTTATGTGTCGCCAACCTTACTCGATGAACCTTCACTCGATAGTTTGGTAATGCAAGAAGAAATTTTTGGCCCGATATTACCAATTCTAGGATATAAAACCGAAGCCGATTTGGAACGAATCATTACCCGATATGAAAAACCGCTTTCGCTGTATTTGTTTAGCCAAAACAAAAAATTTGTGGAGAAAATATTGGCTCAATATTCCTTTGGCGGAGGTTGTGTTAATGATACCTTGATTCATTTTGCCAACAAACGACTGCCTTTTGGCGGTGTTGGTCACAGTGGTATCGGTGCTTATCACGGCAAACGAAGTTTTGAATTGTTTTCACACCAAAAAGCCATTGTTAAAAAAGCCAATTGGCTCGACATTACGATTAGATATGCACCTTACAAAGGTAAATTAGGCACCTTAAAAAAATTATTAAAATGGTTTTCCTGA
- a CDS encoding RluA family pseudouridine synthase produces MSKLVSNKDNLKVLHEDNHIMVVNKRVGDIVQGDKTGDKPLSEVVKEYIKDKYNKPGEVFLGVVHRLDRPTTGIVVFARTSKALTRLNELFSKRETQKTYWAVVKNKPPKTEDNLVHFLKRNEKNNTSKAHLKEVPESKKASLDYKIIKELNNYFVLEINLHTGRHHQIRAQLSAIGCPIKGDLKYGFDRSNPDGGIHLHARKLVFIHPVTKETLEIIAPTPNEVIWNAL; encoded by the coding sequence ATGTCTAAGCTAGTCTCAAATAAAGATAACCTCAAAGTGCTTCACGAAGACAATCACATCATGGTGGTGAACAAACGCGTTGGCGATATTGTACAAGGAGACAAAACCGGAGACAAACCGCTGTCTGAAGTTGTTAAAGAATACATTAAAGATAAATACAATAAACCCGGCGAAGTCTTTTTGGGTGTGGTTCACCGCTTGGACCGGCCAACTACCGGCATAGTGGTTTTTGCGAGAACAAGTAAGGCGTTAACGCGTTTAAACGAATTGTTCAGCAAACGAGAAACCCAAAAAACTTATTGGGCTGTGGTGAAAAACAAACCGCCAAAGACAGAAGACAATCTAGTTCATTTTCTGAAAAGAAATGAAAAAAACAATACTTCTAAAGCACATCTTAAGGAAGTGCCTGAAAGCAAAAAAGCGAGTTTGGATTATAAAATCATCAAAGAACTCAACAACTATTTTGTGTTAGAAATCAACCTACACACCGGAAGACACCATCAAATCAGGGCGCAATTATCGGCTATAGGTTGCCCTATTAAAGGCGACTTGAAATATGGCTTTGACCGCAGTAATCCTGATGGTGGCATTCACTTGCATGCCCGAAAGTTGGTTTTTATCCATCCGGTTACCAAGGAAACCCTGGAAATTATTGCACCAACGCCAAATGAAGTTATTTGGAATGCTTTGTAA
- a CDS encoding four helix bundle protein — protein sequence MHRYKELEIWKKSRLFCSQIYAITSKFPSDEKFGLTNQLRRASVSIPSNIAEGSSRSSNKDFSRFLEIAIGSAYVVETQLLIASDLGFVNTEELEIIANELNEIIKMISRFRTTLKI from the coding sequence ATGCATAGATATAAGGAATTGGAGATTTGGAAGAAAAGCAGATTATTTTGTTCTCAGATTTATGCTATAACCTCTAAATTTCCTAGTGATGAAAAGTTTGGTTTAACCAATCAATTGCGTCGTGCATCAGTTTCTATTCCATCGAATATCGCTGAAGGTTCTTCAAGAAGTTCAAATAAAGATTTTTCCAGATTTTTAGAAATTGCCATTGGTTCAGCTTATGTAGTTGAAACACAACTTTTAATTGCTTCTGATTTAGGCTTTGTCAATACTGAAGAATTAGAGATTATTGCTAATGAGTTAAATGAAATTATCAAAATGATTTCTCGATTCCGCACGACTTTAAAAATCTAA